A portion of the Oreochromis niloticus isolate F11D_XX linkage group LG10, O_niloticus_UMD_NMBU, whole genome shotgun sequence genome contains these proteins:
- the im:7136398 gene encoding schwannomin-interacting protein 1 — MEGEKETSEEKEEEEEGEEKELHQNHPVEASSVDHQDLPIMHWEELSKRIAELEKQEQERRERSKRGAGLRTEGSPHVVWSNVWEEEKEEDFRRCRVAVVTSRFHNHRNLQLCFINNSDSEEEEEGANKKITKGTGHNGCHAAGLKQEVATALRTLRDKLLAEQKEERLAGSSCVAQRKHLERWELQERSLQQLGSLRASLERDVHALSSELVAHLLVRDQLRTKQDAMLLDVQDLT, encoded by the exons atggagggagagaaagagacgtctgaggagaaggaggaggaagaggagggggaggagaagGAGCTTCATCAGAATCACCCCGTGGAGGCATCCTCTGTGGACCACCAGGACCTTCCCATCATGCACTGGGAGGAGCTGAGCAAGCGGATAGCTGAGCTGGAGAAACAGGAGCAGGAGCGGAgggaaaggtcaaag AGAGGGGCGGGGCTGAGGACGGAGGGGAGTCCACATGTAGTGTGGAGCAACGTCtgggaggaagagaaggaggaagactTCAGGAGGTGTCGAGTGGCAGTTGTCACGTCACG ATTTCACAACCACAGAAACCTGCAGCTGTGCTTCATCAACAACAGCGAcagtgaagaggaggaggagggggccAATAAAAAG ATCACAAAGGGAACAGGGCACAATGGTTGCCATGCAGCCGGGCTGAAACAGGAAGTGGCCACGGCTCTGAGGACGCTGAGAGACAAGCTGCTGGCCGAACAGAAGGAGGAG CGGCTGGCCGGCAGCAGCTGTGTGGCCCAGCGGAAACATCTGGAGCGCTGGGAGCTGCAGGAGCGCTCGCTGCAGCAGCTCGGCAGCTTGAGGGCGTCGCTGGAACGAGACGTTCACG ctCTGAGCTCCGAGCTGGTGGCCCACCTCCTGGTACGAGACCAGCTGAGGACGAAGCAGGACGCCATGCTGCTGGACGTCCAGGACCTCACCTAA
- the LOC102075861 gene encoding protein FAM122A codes for MERMEVDQCAGAGGGALRRSNSAPMITSVSDGMTVFSPMSSARYRRSSISINPSCPSQLVPLSPFSLTGDRLDHKRQEENTEMTLRGTLQRLSPSSLVPVPPVSQWHNHTSVWFPSHDSGVTPNSSPSPTRRFRPAVSTTVRWPALTPLKRKGGVESDGPPKKLFVAGVTDPTHRSSYTVSVSQSAADSPPVGGSIPQSHPLSLSPPPSFTPFTSHQHPGH; via the exons ATGGAACGGATGGAAGTGGACCAGTGCGCAGGCGCAGGAGGCGGGGCACTTCGCAGGTCGAACAGCGCCCCCATGATCACGAGTGTCAG TGACGGGATGACGGTCTTCAGTCCCATGTCTTCAGCTCGGTACAGACGCAGCAGCATCTCCATCAACCCCAGCTGTCCCTCGCAG ctcGTCCCTCTGTCTCCTTTCTCTCTGACCGGAGACAGACTCGACCACAAGAGGCAG GAGGAGAACACGGAGATGACGCTCAGAGGGACTCTGCAGAGACTCAG TCCTTCCAGTCTGGTCCCAGTTCCTCCAGTCAGCCAGTGGCACAACCACACATCAGTG tggtTTCCGTCACACGACAGCGGCGTCACGCCCAACTCCTCCCCGAGTCCTACCAGGAGGTTCAG ACCTGCGGTCAGCACCACAGTGAGGTGGCCGGCGTTGACTCCGCTGAAGAGGAAAG GGGGGGTGGAGTCAGATGGACCCCCAAAGAAGCTCTTTGTTGCTGGAGTAACAGACCCCACCCACCGCAGCAGCTACACAGTTAG CGTCTCTCAGTCAGCGGCAGACTCTCCTCCTGTGGGAGGGTCCATTCCTCAGTCCcaccctctgtctctctcgccCCCACCCTCCTTCACCCCCTTCACCTCCCACCAGCACCCCGGACACTAA